CGTGCACTGCCAGGAGCGTCCCAGCACATCTTTGATCTTGATGTCGATTTTTGGCCCGTAGAAGACACCCTCACCGGGGTCCACCTTGTAGGCCATGCCTTTGCGCTCCAACGCCTCACGGAGGGCGGCCGTGGCCCGCTCCCAGTTTTCCAACGTACCTACATAGCGCTCCGGCCTCGTGGACAGGAAAACCTCGTAGTCGTGGAACCCGAAGGAACCGAGCATGTACAGGGTCAGGTCGAGTACGCCCGCAATCTCGGCGTCCAGCTGGTCCGGCCGCAAGAAAAGGTGCGCGTCGTCCTGCGTGAAGCCCCTCACGCGCAGCAAGCCGTGGAGTACCCCGGACCGCTCGTAGCGGTACACGGTTCCCAGTTCTGCCCAACGCAAGGGAAGCTCACGGTAGCTTCGGGTACGGCTCTTGTACACCACCAAGTGGAATGGGCAGTTCATCGGCTTGATTTGATAGGGGACCTCCTCGACCTCGTTGGGAGTGAACATGTTCTCGCGGAAAAAGTCCAGGTGCCCGCTCCGGCCCCACAGGTCCAGGCGCGCAATGTGGGGGCTGTAGAGGAGCTCGTACCCGTGCTGCAAGTGCTCACGCCGCCAAAACTCTTCGATGATGGCGCGGACGAGCGCTCCTTTGGGATGCCAGAGCACTAACCCCGGGCCCACTTCTTCCGAGATGCTGAAGAGGTCCAGCTCCTTGCCCAGTCGCCGATGGTCCCGCTTGCGCGCTTCCTCCTGACGCTCGAGATACTCGTCCAGTTGCGCCTTCTGCGGGAAAGAAATCCCGTAGATGCGCTGCAGCATGGGATTGTGCTCGTCACCACGCCAGTACGCTCCAGCCACGCTCAGCAGCTTGAAATGCTTAATGAGCCCAGTTGACGGCACATGCGGGCCGCGGCACAGATCGACAAAATCCCCTTCCTCGTAGATGACGGGTTGCTCATCCATAGCTGCCAGCAGCTCGAGCTTGTAGGTCTCGCCCCGCTGCTGGAACAGCTGCACCGCCTCTTCCTTCGTCACCTCCTTGCGACGGAAGGGGTTGTCCTCCTGCACGATGGCCCGCATCTCTGCCTCGATCCTGGCGAGGTCTTCCGGCGTGAACGGCGCCCCTACGTCGATGTCGTAGTAGAACCCGGCCTCAATAGCAGGACCTACGCCAAAGCGCGCCTCAGGAAACAGGCGCTTGACGGCATGGGCCATCACGTGCGCGCTGCTGTGCCAGTAGACCTCTCGACCTTGCTCGTCGTCAAAAGTGAGGATACGCACGTCGGCGTCCGAGCGAATGGGTGCGTTCAGGTCGAGTACCTGCCCGTTCACGAGTGCAGCCAGCGCCTTGGCAGAAAGAGCTCCCCCCACCTTCCGCGCAATTTCCGCTGGGGTCACGCCAGGCGCGCATTCAAATGTGGAGTTGTCCGGGAGACGTATCTGGATCTTGTCCAAGGCTGTCCGTCGGGCTAAGTTTGCGCATATACAAAAAAATTGCGGAAGCCGCAATTGGGAGACATTGGTGGGCGGTACTGGATTTGAACCAGTGACCCCTTGCATGTCAAGCAAGTACTCTGACCAACTGAGCTAACCGCCCAAAGCCATCATGGAAGAAAAAAAGCGTGCCATGTACGAACAGTGGTCACGCTTCCTGTCTATGTATATGGCACTGGTGGTCTATGTCCGTTTGTCCCAATGTCGTGCCGAGGGCCGGAGTCGAACCGGCACGGACCCGGAAGTCCAAGGGATTTTAAGTCCCTAGCGTCTACCAGTTCCGCCACCCCGGCGCAATGCGGCTTCGATTACAGCTGAGGCGGCGATCGGAGTCGAACCGATGAATAGAGGTTTTGCAGACCTCCGCCTTAGCCACTTGGCTACGCCGCCCGTGCGTGGAGCGGGAGACGGGGGTTGAACCCGCGACCCCCACCTTGGCAAGGTGGTGTTCTACCACTGAACTACTCCCGCGGTGCTTCAAATATAAGCAAAAGTTCTTTGGCATGCAAGCATTTTTTTCGTCCGTGCTGCACACCCCCAGTGGCGCGCTATTGTGAGGAGAACTGGGAATCTATCCAGCGCTGCTCATTGGCATTCGTCAGAAAAATGCCCCCCTGTCCGACCACAGGGCATTTGGTGGCGCAAATGCCGCACCCGA
The Calditrichota bacterium genome window above contains:
- the thrS gene encoding threonine--tRNA ligase codes for the protein MQGVTGSNPVPPTNVSQLRLPQFFCICANLARRTALDKIQIRLPDNSTFECAPGVTPAEIARKVGGALSAKALAALVNGQVLDLNAPIRSDADVRILTFDDEQGREVYWHSSAHVMAHAVKRLFPEARFGVGPAIEAGFYYDIDVGAPFTPEDLARIEAEMRAIVQEDNPFRRKEVTKEEAVQLFQQRGETYKLELLAAMDEQPVIYEEGDFVDLCRGPHVPSTGLIKHFKLLSVAGAYWRGDEHNPMLQRIYGISFPQKAQLDEYLERQEEARKRDHRRLGKELDLFSISEEVGPGLVLWHPKGALVRAIIEEFWRREHLQHGYELLYSPHIARLDLWGRSGHLDFFRENMFTPNEVEEVPYQIKPMNCPFHLVVYKSRTRSYRELPLRWAELGTVYRYERSGVLHGLLRVRGFTQDDAHLFLRPDQLDAEIAGVLDLTLYMLGSFGFHDYEVFLSTRPERYVGTLENWERATAALREALERKGMAYKVDPGEGVFYGPKIDIKIKDVLGRSWQCT